In the Paramisgurnus dabryanus chromosome 18, PD_genome_1.1, whole genome shotgun sequence genome, ATAGACTGCCATACGAGGATGTTACTGTACCACTGGTAATTCACtttatttgataaatgattgcgtattactttaatttataaGAGGGCGATCTTTTTGAGGTCACAGCATGAACTATTACCTCATtggcattttttatgttttaagcataacattacaaaaacatctgTGAAATTCCTAAAGCCcccataaatattaaaatgaatcTTTGTTCCTTTTAGTAAATACGCTAGGTTTATGAATAAATATTAACTAGTTTGGTCCAGAATTCTTATATAGACGATAAAAGCATTCAAACCTAGTTTGGCACATGCACTAAATCAAAGTCTAAAATGTTTATGACATCATCCTACACTTTAGCTTCTCATTGAACTTTCTGTCCAATTAAATGCTCTTTGGATGATGTCGCATCCTTCTCTTTACGTTGTGTTACAGTAAGTTACATCTTTGCTCGATTGTGCCATAAATTAAACACGGTTGGTTATTTTAGAGAAAGGGTTGGATCAAATAATGCAGCACATTCCAAGGCCcctcttttattttttatttaagaatgtttagataacAGTATTGAAGACTAAAACAGTTAGAGAATGTTTTGCATTGCAATGGACATATAGTTTTTACTCTATGGGGCTAACATTTGCCTCAAAATACCCACCAGTCATTTGATCTTTTCTTACCTAGAGTGAACTTCCAGAAGCAGAACAAGACAACGGTGGATCTACCGAGTCGGTCAAAGAGCAAGAGATGAAGTGGTCGGATCTCGCCCTTCAAAGTTTACATGAAAACACCCCAAACATTGGCACATAGAAGAGAAAGAGCTTTGTCCTGTTGAACTGATCTCCAGCCTTTATAATGATCCTGTAGGTCTCATACAGGGGATCATTGATTCACGTTTTACAGTTGAGTCATTGTTGCAGAGTTATGTAGTTTCTGTACATGTGAGCTGAAATAATGTATTATTTGATATTTCCAATattgtttgcattttaaatctaaataaaatatttaaagtagATAAGTGCAATATGTAGCAATTTGGTTTAAAGGTTAATGATGGTGGCCCAGTAGACCTATTGTTAAAAATCCTAAAAATCAATCCTTTTATAGACAGCCATCCTAGAGCAGTATGGGttgtgcatcaagaacacattGTTTATGTAGCAAGTGAGAATTTGATATGCAGCTTATGAACTGATTACTGGAGAAAGTACATAATACTAgctggaccacaaaatcagtcacaagtcatttttttattgagaTGTATACATCACATGacagctaaataaataagcttccCATTggtgtatggtttgttaggataggacaatatttggccgagatacaactaaaATCTGAGgatgcctttaaagttgtccaaatgatgtccttagcaactgcatccactcacaaaataatgttatttacagtaagaaatttacaaaatatcttctttgaaCATGAACTTTACATATCTTAATGATTtttgcataaaagaaaaatcaataattttgacacataaaattgttttgttgactattgctacaaatacacCAGTGCTACCTaggactggttttgtggtccagggttacATAAGTGAAATAGTTCATAATGATTAAAAATGGAAAGAATAAATCGATCTCTTACTGCTCTACAGAGTGCATTTTATCCCTACATTTTGTCTcatatgatgacatgtttgtcctgttgcggctatcgtagcttctgtttgtgtttctaaattgaggttggttgcaattcgcaatctcacagCTAGATGCTGCAAAACACCACACTTTACTTTAAATGAATATGAAAAAATTAGCTGTAGTGTTCTacatatgttttaaaatgtaaatattgcaAATTTAAATTTAATCTTTATCTAACTAAGCCTTAGTTTCAAAAACTGttttgaaaaagaaagaaaaagacaaTGCGCAGTATTGCATATAGTGGCAAATGTACATTCAAAGATGAATGTCATTGGGACTAAACAAACCAGACTGCATATAGTCTTGATTAAATTACAGCCCAAGGCCCCTTTAAATGCTTAGGGACGGTATCCCGGACAGGGCTTGTCCtattcccagactaaaatgcatgtttgagctgccttaatttaaaaacatcttgccctGACATTGTCTCaatatgcacaccagtattgtttttttgtaaggtatgtttgtaaaactaTATAACTATtataactaagacctagtcctggtttaatctaaaccctgtccgggaaaccgcccctaaaagtCTCAAGTATACAATTGATGGATGTGCAAATATGTAAATTCTGCCTCAAGATTTCAGTTTGGTCCCATAAAACAGATGTTACATATGAGTGCCTTTATTTTTTCCACACTAGCCACCCCACCATTTCTTTTCACAGTCTAAAGAACAAACAAACGGAAACAAGAGAACACGGCAGATTGTTGGCGATCATAAAAGTGCCGGCAATGAAAATGAACTTCATAAGACTTcgcaaaacacaaaaacatattATTTGGGAATCAAccacaaacatacaaattatGCCATTTTGAGCTTAGGCTCACATTTGAATACTTTAACACGAATTAACTGGCATTTGTTATGAAATATTAATTACTGTCTGACAGAACAGTAACATGCAATGACTTGGCAAAACAACAACCAAAAAGAACACACTGAAACACAGCTATTCCCAATCataaaaagtcatttaaacaattaaaaccttggTATCTCCATCTGAGAGATTCTTTCTCTGGGTTATGTGCTGTCGTTTACACTGTAAAAGCACAATTTGTTCAGTACAAGTAAATGTATGGAGTATACAAGCAAGTGGTTCCCATCGAAGAACGCAGTCGAAGTCTATGATAAACGGTATCTATGAGAAATTTGTTAATGGAGCTTGTTAAATATTTGCAAGTAAGGTGCAGGTCTAACATTAAGtcagaaacattttaaatcactACATGTATCAAAATGTCACTGTCAATAACACCACATTTCTCCTGAATATGAGGAGAGAAATGTTTCTTAAGTCACTTCTTCACATTGGCACTTTTACCTTCATTCGCTCAACATGTGCATCATAATTCTCGTTTATTGTTTGGTCCCTCCAACAATAAAGAGCAACCTACTGTATCCAACTACTAGTCATATATTATCAGTCAATGTCATGTTTTCaaatgaataaacaaatccAGTTGCTGCTGATCAAACCCAATGAGACAATAGTAATGGCACAGTTTGGACAAACgataaatgcacattttggGCCCCCAACCTTCTGAAGGCAGAAGATTAAGGATTACTTGTACCACCTACTTGTGTTCACCGTGTGGAAAAGTTAGGAAGAGGATGACTACAACAGCTTTTCCTTTCCATGGTTACTGTAATGTCCAGAAAGTACACAATGTATATCAAGGTACACAGAACTGTTCTGTAAAAGATAGATTACATGCATTTCTAAAATGCAAACCTTTACACCCCGATTGTACCCCATCCCAGGCCTTTTCAAAATAATAGAACTAAAGGATCCTTTAATAACCAGTAGTTTTTTCCAGATATACATATCTCTTCTGGTTATGATTCACGTACCATGTGCCAATATCACAGAGTATCTACAGTATATGATGAAGTATTGTACATTCAGTTCTGTAAAAAGTCTTGCATACTTTGTacattaaaaaagcaaaactgTAAAGAGTCAAAAGGCAGTCCACCGTCCTGCAGAGGCTGCTGAATTTGTACAGAAATTTAATTTCGACAGTTTCGATAACATCCAAAATCCATCCTATCGCCTTCTCATTCAGCATTAACTTCTGCCTCGGGCCTCTGCGCCAAAAGCTCAGCTTGAATATAGGCGCCCTGTCCCAAGGCAGTGGAGTATGCCCGATTATTATGTGGGGTTGAGAAACCAGGGCTCTGATAGGAACTGGAACCACCCCGATTTGCTTGTGAACTTTGGGACTGAGGTACTGGGTGGTAGTCATCAAGGTTGTCGTAGTGCGACTGTACCGTAATGGTGCTTTGTCTTTGCGCCTGTGACTGGTGAATATAAGATCCACTGTGGTGATCCGAGCTGTCTGGCAAATGGGGGGGAAGACTGGACTGGCTGTAATGCTGCCGCTCTCTGACATTATGAGATCTTTCGGGTTTGGGTGGAGGTGTTGGCTTTACAGGAGCTGATTGTTCATCCTCACTCACCCTGCATATGTGGCGATCTAAATCTGATCTTTCGTAACGAGGCGGAGCGTTCCTGCTATCCGGGTGTTCTTGCCAATGTTTACTACTCGACTGCTTTTCCCCTGGTTCAAATTTAGGATCAATATGGCCGCCATCTGGTAAGTGCTGCATGCTTCGTGGTTGATGTGAATGGATGGATGAGTAGGTCCTAGTGCTGCCCTGTTTGGAGGCTTTGTCCCCCATTCCATTTCCCTGGCAGTGTTTCTCCGTTTCCATGTACATCAGGACATCTGGATCTGAGAACAAGTGCCTGGGAGCATGCTGAGACCCAGAAGCTACGTTGTATCTGGTCTCCTTTCCCTCAGTAGCCATCAACACTGCTTTGCCAGGGTCTGATTTGCTGCGCAAGTGTAAAGTGTCCATTGGTATATCCATTGGCAAGTAGTGTCCGACATTGTCATACTGAGACATAACAGAACCCTTCACCTTTTGCCTCGCTCGGCTTTCTCTTCGAATTGAGTGTACGCGGAGCCTCTCCGCTTCCTCTGGGTCCCACGCCAAGTAAACACTCCCCTTTGAGCCACTGTAAGGAGGCATGTCCCTGCTAACAAAGCTGTGCTCCTTTAAAGGAATGATATGCCGTGAAAGGTAGTGATAGCCTCCAGACTTCCCTCCAGACCGGCCAAGCAGTGGCGCAGTGTCCCGACCGCTGAACGAATGGACGTGTCTTAAGCGAATAGTACCGTAATGGTCCACATCGTAGTAAGGGGCTTCCAAAGTGTGAGAGCCAGAGTAGGGGCTGTAACGGTACTGAACTCTTCCGTTCTCGAAATAAGGCTGCAGCTGTGTCACGTGATAGTCGGCTTGAGAAGACGGTTGGTGCGATTTGCAATGGTAGACTGGGCGCTGGTAGTAATAAAGTTCATCGTCTGGTGGAACCTCGGTTCTGGTAACTGGCACGGAGCGAATAGCAGTGGGAGGCACGTGTAGGGAGTGAACCCTTCGGATGGTAGGGTACACAGTAGGTCCATCTACTGGGCTGTAGGCGTGGGTGTGGTGCAGTGTGCTTGACGAAATGTATTCACCCCTCTGTGGGCCACGAGACTTGATGGAGTGGTGGTAAGATCTGGGTCCGATGGTATTGTAACGGCCATCACCATGAGCTCTGTAAGAAATCTGCGGCTCTGATTTTGACACGCAAGAAATATGAGGCGGAACGCTTTCTGGCCGATAATGGTAATTTACAGAGGACTGGCCTGAAGGGGTTAACCGCTGATGATAATATGCATCTGCTGTTGGCTCCAGTAATGCTGTGTCTCCTTTTGAGTGGTAAACATAACCAGACAGATGAGTGGAAGACCTGCGATGAGGTGGGTGAGATTGTGGAGGGGTCTCTTCCACTGAGCCTCTCGTGGGTGCGTCTGATAAGACAGCATGGAAGTTGGCTGGGTTTGCTGCCTCAGTGTTGCAGAGAGCAGCCATTGCTAGCTTACTGTCAATAGAGCGAACAGGAGGCGTTGGAGGTGTCACTCCATGAGTATGGTGTTGAGGAGCATCTGCTTTCGGATGGACAGGCTTTATGGCTTCCCGTGGTTTCTCAATGGGGTCAATAGGCGTTGCAGGGGTAGGTGCAACTCGAGCGTTTGGTTGTGATCTGGGTTGAGACTGAGGCTGTGCCTGTGACTGAGGTTGAACTTGAGACCGAAATGTTGACTGAGGCTGGGTCTGTATTTGAGGCTGAGGCTGGAGAATTGCGACTGGTTGCTCTGGTGTTTTGATGGATTTTGTTGGCAGGACATTTTCAACCATGTGGATCTAAAGATCAAGCATAAAACACACTGTTATTGTCTTACACATTTCTCTTTGGTACTTGGTACTTACATATAATAGCATAGCAAAGTAGTTTCGTAAGTTTGTATAAAAGGTAACAAATAGAATCAACTCAGTacagctcgtgactgctcttccgaggggtgcgaattcaaaatatgcgttcggagtgtcatgtttGCTGCTCATggtttcaaaatatgtgtttgttgcgtcatgtgaaccatgtgcatcatgtgttttgtcaaaataagtgcctgcagcacacgcgtcaaaaccgtttatgacgttcacaaaatacatgcaagacactcccttaacattaaactctgattacgcatgagattatgcgagtatctggcaaacgcgagcatctcttttatcataaaccctttaggcgcgtctgcagcaggcacttattttgacaagacacgtgatgcacacaggttcaCTCAACAcggcgaacacatattttgaaattacgaaccacacaggCTACTTGTGACGAATTTCGCATTGTGCGCcctcaaaaaagaagtcactggccgccactgatAACATCACTACTGCTCTCTCGGTTTTCTTGTGCCTAaatcaggagtggggaaccctgggtcctggagggtcACTTTCCtacagagtttagttccaaccctaatcaaacacacctgaatttcatttccatgTAATCCTGAAGAATTCAATTAGAAttttcatgtgtgtataattaggggtggaactaaactctgcaggacagtggccctccaggaccagggttccccacccctggcCTAAATGCTCCCTACTTCCTgtctggctggctgttggtcagTCGGCACCCAATTGTCAATTTACAAGCTCTATATTGGTGAAGACCTGTGGCTGGTGCATAAACTGCCTAGACTAGTCTTACAAAGTTAGTcaacaaatcttttttcaaCACTGGTCATAACTTTTTAAAATCAGTTATAAAAAAGATAGATTGGTCTGATTTGAAGCCGAATAGTAATACTGTTTAGTCCTAACTAATTGCTAATTTGTCAGATTAGTTCTTATCACACAGTCTTAACTTAGTAGCTATGTTTaggggtggtgatggcgcagtggataagacacacacctttggtgtgagagacccgggttcgaatccactgtgacacaccactgtgtccctgagcaagacacttaacccctagttgctccagaggcgtgcaacctctgacatatatagcaattgtaagttgctttggttaaaagcgtcagctaaatgaataaattatgtttATGCAACTGGCCACTGGGTTATGAAAAACAAAGCATCATCAACAAACAATTAAATATCAATTAGCTAAGCCATTGTCCGTATGATTTAGTACTTCTAGTACTTTCTTCTTTCTCAGTTTTGATAATGACTTTGACCACGTTTGACATTCTTCCATGTGATAGATAACATGCTACTGCTTACCTCAGAGCTGGGTTGTTGAATGAAAGTTTCCTTGTTGACGGTTGGTGTGTTGGCTGCGGTAGTGGTTTTAGTCGTGCTCACAGGTGTTTGGCCCACAGCAGGCTGTTGCCTCTCTGGGCTTTTCTGTATCTGAGAAACTTGATCTTGACTGTCAGGTACATCACTCTGGCTTGGGGTCACCATAGAAACAACATCTTGACTGCTGAAAGAAGTGCTGGGTGGCTTTACACTATCAGCTGTGCTGAGGTGCAAGCTGGCCGAGCGGGTCACTTTTGTAGTTAGCGTGGAGGGTGGTGAGGATTGGGTGGCCGAAGTCTTTGTCACCTCTACTGCAGCTTCTTCCAGGGATGTCTGTGACTGCGATGAAAGAGGCTGTGGCCAGTCCAGAGTTTCCAAAAACTCCTGCGGCCTAATAGGAGAGACTGGCGTTGGGGGTCCAGAGGGTCGCCTCTGAGAGAGAATGGTGGCCTGCTGGGCAGATTCAGCTAGAGCTAGTGCAAGCATGCGGGCGGCGTTCTTTGGT is a window encoding:
- the arhgap32b gene encoding rho GTPase-activating protein 32 isoform X5; its protein translation is MKSRPTKQKLKQRGILRERVFGCDLGEHLLNSGHDVPQVLKSCTEFIEKHGVVDGMYRLSGIASNIQKLRHEFDSEQIPDLTKDVYIQDIHCVGSLCKLYFRELPNPLLTYQLYEKFSEAVSAATDEERLIKIHDVIQQLPPPHYRTLEFLMRHLSHLATFSYVTNMHTKNLAIVWAPNLLRSKQIESACFSGTTAFMEVRIQSVVVEFILNHVDVLFSPKLSSLIREGTGHNSLSRPKSLLVPSPSTKLLTLEEAQARTQAQINSPITADSKYIEVGEGPAALQGKFHTVIEFPTERKRQPIKSKKSPVGSWRSFFNLGKSSSMSKRKLHRNPSEPNELKAMALAGGRGDTATLRSAKSEESLTSLHNVEGESKMYRPRRPRSSSDALSASFNGDLLDSRQHCNSYDNLGQGDSDGDDGPICVPALISPPRSTDDVDLSPPDIGMASLDFDPMSFQCSLPLAETSIFSLDTDAGSLKRSPGSASGSGPISPVRAKVTSQSPKHSPSLGDTNKLPSASEKIAVQSIEVSEKSTALTPLSITEPAASVIRRGPESSALQASSPSSPLDSPAKLSSLLRTTDLPLSEAIQQELLSKAATFENKDISNIECSQPPQTTCFQEQPGSITLDLPEGNVPASSVSLLPPPPPPKNAARMLALALAESAQQATILSQRRPSGPPTPVSPIRPQEFLETLDWPQPLSSQSQTSLEEAAVEVTKTSATQSSPPSTLTTKVTRSASLHLSTADSVKPPSTSFSSQDVVSMVTPSQSDVPDSQDQVSQIQKSPERQQPAVGQTPVSTTKTTTAANTPTVNKETFIQQPSSEIHMVENVLPTKSIKTPEQPVAILQPQPQIQTQPQSTFRSQVQPQSQAQPQSQPRSQPNARVAPTPATPIDPIEKPREAIKPVHPKADAPQHHTHGVTPPTPPVRSIDSKLAMAALCNTEAANPANFHAVLSDAPTRGSVEETPPQSHPPHRRSSTHLSGYVYHSKGDTALLEPTADAYYHQRLTPSGQSSVNYHYRPESVPPHISCVSKSEPQISYRAHGDGRYNTIGPRSYHHSIKSRGPQRGEYISSSTLHHTHAYSPVDGPTVYPTIRRVHSLHVPPTAIRSVPVTRTEVPPDDELYYYQRPVYHCKSHQPSSQADYHVTQLQPYFENGRVQYRYSPYSGSHTLEAPYYDVDHYGTIRLRHVHSFSGRDTAPLLGRSGGKSGGYHYLSRHIIPLKEHSFVSRDMPPYSGSKGSVYLAWDPEEAERLRVHSIRRESRARQKVKGSVMSQYDNVGHYLPMDIPMDTLHLRSKSDPGKAVLMATEGKETRYNVASGSQHAPRHLFSDPDVLMYMETEKHCQGNGMGDKASKQGSTRTYSSIHSHQPRSMQHLPDGGHIDPKFEPGEKQSSSKHWQEHPDSRNAPPRYERSDLDRHICRVSEDEQSAPVKPTPPPKPERSHNVRERQHYSQSSLPPHLPDSSDHHSGSYIHQSQAQRQSTITVQSHYDNLDDYHPVPQSQSSQANRGGSSSYQSPGFSTPHNNRAYSTALGQGAYIQAELLAQRPEAEVNAE
- the anapc13 gene encoding anaphase-promoting complex subunit 13, giving the protein MDSEVQRDGRVLDLTDDAWREDRLPYEDVTVPLSELPEAEQDNGGSTESVKEQEMKWSDLALQSLHENTPNIGT
- the arhgap32b gene encoding rho GTPase-activating protein 32 isoform X4, whose translation is MSKKHGKLITFLRSFMKSRPTKQKLKQRGILRERVFGCDLGEHLLNSGHDVPQVLKSCTEFIEKHGVVDGMYRLSGIASNIQKLRHEFDSEQIPDLTKDVYIQDIHCVGSLCKLYFRELPNPLLTYQLYEKFSEAVSAATDEERLIKIHDVIQQLPPPHYRTLEFLMRHLSHLATFSYVTNMHTKNLAIVWAPNLLRSKQIESACFSGTTAFMEVRIQSVVVEFILNHVDVLFSPKLSSLIREGTGHNSLSRPKSLLVPSPSTKLLTLEEAQARTQAQINSPITADSKYIEVGEGPAALQGKFHTVIEFPTERKRQPIKSKKSPVGSWRSFFNLGKSSSMSKRKLHRNPSEPNELKAMALAGGRGDTATLRSAKSEESLTSLHNVEGESKMYRPRRPRSSSDALSASFNGDLLDSRQHCNSYDNLGQGDSDGDDGPICVPALISPPRSTDDVDLSPPDIGMASLDFDPMSFQCSLPLAETSIFSLDTDAGSLKRSPGSASGSGPISPVRAKVTSQSPKHSPSLGDTNKLPSASEKIAVQSIEVSEKSTALTPLSITEPAASVIRRGPESSALQASSPSSPLDSPAKLSSLLRTTDLPLSEAIQQELLSKAATFENKDISNIECSQPPQTTCFQEQPGSITLDLPEGNVPASSVSLLPPPPPPKNAARMLALALAESAQQATILSQRRPSGPPTPVSPIRPQEFLETLDWPQPLSSQSQTSLEEAAVEVTKTSATQSSPPSTLTTKVTRSASLHLSTADSVKPPSTSFSSQDVVSMVTPSQSDVPDSQDQVSQIQKSPERQQPAVGQTPVSTTKTTTAANTPTVNKETFIQQPSSEIHMVENVLPTKSIKTPEQPVAILQPQPQIQTQPQSTFRSQVQPQSQAQPQSQPRSQPNARVAPTPATPIDPIEKPREAIKPVHPKADAPQHHTHGVTPPTPPVRSIDSKLAMAALCNTEAANPANFHAVLSDAPTRGSVEETPPQSHPPHRRSSTHLSGYVYHSKGDTALLEPTADAYYHQRLTPSGQSSVNYHYRPESVPPHISCVSKSEPQISYRAHGDGRYNTIGPRSYHHSIKSRGPQRGEYISSSTLHHTHAYSPVDGPTVYPTIRRVHSLHVPPTAIRSVPVTRTEVPPDDELYYYQRPVYHCKSHQPSSQADYHVTQLQPYFENGRVQYRYSPYSGSHTLEAPYYDVDHYGTIRLRHVHSFSGRDTAPLLGRSGGKSGGYHYLSRHIIPLKEHSFVSRDMPPYSGSKGSVYLAWDPEEAERLRVHSIRRESRARQKVKGSVMSQYDNVGHYLPMDIPMDTLHLRSKSDPGKAVLMATEGKETRYNVASGSQHAPRHLFSDPDVLMYMETEKHCQGNGMGDKASKQGSTRTYSSIHSHQPRSMQHLPDGGHIDPKFEPGEKQSSSKHWQEHPDSRNAPPRYERSDLDRHICRVSEDEQSAPVKPTPPPKPERSHNVRERQHYSQSSLPPHLPDSSDHHSGSYIHQSQAQRQSTITVQSHYDNLDDYHPVPQSQSSQANRGGSSSYQSPGFSTPHNNRAYSTALGQGAYIQAELLAQRPEAEVNAE
- the arhgap32b gene encoding rho GTPase-activating protein 32 isoform X3 — encoded protein: MLMAYLSRLSAIADNKINCGPALTWMEVDNKGNHLLVHEESSINVPAIAAAHVIKRYIAQAADELSFEVGDIVSVIDMPPKEDTTWWRGKHGFQVGFFPSECVELINDKVPQSVTNSVPKPASPCSGLRPASWSLFPPYLEMESIKQDSAWAPDPLNPYRLSSVSKKHGKLITFLRSFMKSRPTKQKLKQRGILRERVFGCDLGEHLLNSGHDVPQVLKSCTEFIEKHGVVDGMYRLSGIASNIQKLRHEFDSEQIPDLTKDVYIQDIHCVGSLCKLYFRELPNPLLTYQLYEKFSEAVSAATDEERLIKIHDVIQQLPPPHYRTLEFLMRHLSHLATFSYVTNMHTKNLAIVWAPNLLRSKQIESACFSGTTAFMEVRIQSVVVEFILNHVDVLFSPKLSSLIREGTGHNSLSRPKSLLVPSPSTKLLTLEEAQARTQAQINSPITADSKYIEVGEGPAALQGKFHTVIEFPTERKRQPIKSKKSPVGSWRSFFNLGKSSSMSKRKLHRNPSEPNELKAMALAGGRGDTATLRSAKSEESLTSLHNVEGESKMYRPRRPRSSSDALSASFNGDLLDSRQHCNSYDNLGQGDSDGDDGPICVPALISPPRSTDDVDLSPPDIGMASLDFDPMSFQCSLPLAETSIFSLDTDAGSLKRSPGSASGSGPISPVRAKVTSQSPKHSPSLGDTNKLPSASEKIAVQSIEVSEKSTALTPLSITEPAASVIRRGPESSALQASSPSSPLDSPAKLSSLLRTTDLPLSEAIQQELLSKAATFENKDISNIECSQPPQTTCFQEQPGSITLDLPEGNVPASSVSLLPPPPPPKNAARMLALALAESAQQATILSQRRPSGPPTPVSPIRPQEFLETLDWPQPLSSQSQTSLEEAAVEVTKTSATQSSPPSTLTTKVTRSASLHLSTADSVKPPSTSFSSQDVVSMVTPSQSDVPDSQDQVSQIQKSPERQQPAVGQTPVSTTKTTTAANTPTVNKETFIQQPSSEIHMVENVLPTKSIKTPEQPVAILQPQPQIQTQPQSTFRSQVQPQSQAQPQSQPRSQPNARVAPTPATPIDPIEKPREAIKPVHPKADAPQHHTHGVTPPTPPVRSIDSKLAMAALCNTEAANPANFHAVLSDAPTRGSVEETPPQSHPPHRRSSTHLSGYVYHSKGDTALLEPTADAYYHQRLTPSGQSSVNYHYRPESVPPHISCVSKSEPQISYRAHGDGRYNTIGPRSYHHSIKSRGPQRGEYISSSTLHHTHAYSPVDGPTVYPTIRRVHSLHVPPTAIRSVPVTRTEVPPDDELYYYQRPVYHCKSHQPSSQADYHVTQLQPYFENGRVQYRYSPYSGSHTLEAPYYDVDHYGTIRLRHVHSFSGRDTAPLLGRSGGKSGGYHYLSRHIIPLKEHSFVSRDMPPYSGSKGSVYLAWDPEEAERLRVHSIRRESRARQKVKGSVMSQYDNVGHYLPMDIPMDTLHLRSKSDPGKAVLMATEGKETRYNVASGSQHAPRHLFSDPDVLMYMETEKHCQGNGMGDKASKQGSTRTYSSIHSHQPRSMQHLPDGGHIDPKFEPGEKQSSSKHWQEHPDSRNAPPRYERSDLDRHICRVSEDEQSAPVKPTPPPKPERSHNVRERQHYSQSSLPPHLPDSSDHHSGSYIHQSQAQRQSTITVQSHYDNLDDYHPVPQSQSSQANRGGSSSYQSPGFSTPHNNRAYSTALGQGAYIQAELLAQRPEAEVNAE